A region of Anaerosalibacter sp. Marseille-P3206 DNA encodes the following proteins:
- a CDS encoding MATE family efflux transporter, protein MGREVKLTEGSISGAMIKLALPIMANSFVQMAYNFMDMIWLGRVGTKTVAAAGTAGFFLWIGTALLLIPKVAAEVGVAQSYGREDLDEVKNYIVHTIQLSVVLAIIYSLFLIIFRHQVIGFFGLKDMEVVSMSIEYLVIVSLGMVFFFINPVFAGIFNGFGNSLTPFIINSIGLALNIVLDPILIFGLGPFPKMGIKGAALATIIAQFIATIIFIKVCRNKISLFSGLKLFKIPNSSFIKQIFKLGLPVSLQEFFFSGIAVLIARILAKWGSTPIAVQNIGSQIEAISWMTAGGFSTALSAFVGQNYGANKIDRIKEGYRKAMYIVGIVGIFANCLLIFGAEPIFRLFIPNDIEAIREGVIYLRILGLSQFFMCIEIATSGAFYGLGKTVPPALVGIVFNILRVPGSLILSNYTSLGLKGVWWSISMSSVFKGVVLTTWFIIYLRRNKEFNFE, encoded by the coding sequence ATGGGTAGAGAAGTGAAACTTACAGAAGGAAGTATATCAGGGGCTATGATTAAGCTAGCACTACCTATTATGGCAAATTCATTTGTGCAAATGGCATACAATTTTATGGATATGATTTGGCTAGGTAGAGTGGGAACTAAAACTGTTGCTGCAGCGGGTACAGCAGGATTTTTCTTGTGGATTGGTACAGCATTGTTACTTATACCAAAAGTAGCTGCTGAGGTAGGAGTTGCACAGTCTTATGGTAGGGAAGATTTAGATGAAGTTAAAAATTATATAGTGCATACAATACAGTTAAGTGTAGTACTAGCTATTATATATTCTTTATTTTTGATAATATTTAGACATCAAGTAATTGGTTTTTTTGGGTTAAAAGATATGGAAGTTGTAAGTATGTCTATAGAATACTTGGTTATTGTATCTTTAGGAATGGTATTTTTCTTTATAAACCCTGTTTTTGCAGGAATATTTAATGGATTTGGCAATAGCTTAACACCTTTTATCATAAATTCTATTGGACTAGCTTTAAATATTGTACTTGATCCTATATTGATTTTTGGCTTAGGGCCTTTCCCAAAGATGGGAATCAAAGGGGCTGCATTGGCTACAATTATTGCACAATTTATAGCTACTATTATATTTATAAAAGTATGTAGAAATAAAATATCATTGTTTTCAGGATTAAAATTGTTCAAAATTCCTAATTCAAGTTTTATAAAACAGATATTTAAGCTTGGTTTACCAGTATCTCTGCAAGAATTTTTCTTTTCTGGTATCGCAGTACTTATAGCAAGGATATTAGCTAAATGGGGATCTACGCCAATAGCAGTTCAAAATATTGGTTCTCAAATTGAAGCTATTTCGTGGATGACAGCAGGAGGGTTTTCTACAGCATTAAGTGCATTTGTAGGTCAAAATTATGGTGCAAATAAAATTGATAGGATAAAAGAAGGTTATAGGAAGGCAATGTACATTGTAGGTATAGTAGGGATTTTTGCTAATTGTTTACTTATATTTGGTGCAGAGCCTATATTTAGATTGTTTATTCCAAATGATATTGAAGCAATTAGGGAAGGTGTAATTTATTTAAGAATTTTAGGATTATCTCAGTTTTTTATGTGTATAGAAATAGCAACTTCAGGGGCATTTTATGGCTTAGGTAAAACAGTTCCTCCAGCATTAGTTGGTATAGTTTTTAATATACTTCGCGTTCCAGGTTCATTGATATTATCGAATTATACATCCTTGGGATTAAAAGGTGTATGGTGGAGTATTAGTATGAGTAGTGTTTTTAAAGGAGTAGTATTAACTACCTGGTTTATAATATATTTAAGGAGAAATAAAGAATTTAATTTTGAGTAA
- a CDS encoding GIY-YIG nuclease family protein, with amino-acid sequence MNMCYVYILECSDNTLYTGWTVDLEKRVKTHLSGKASKYTRARLPVKLVYFEEHNDKISAQKREYEIKQLARKEKLKLIKLNNKNLYST; translated from the coding sequence ATGAATATGTGTTATGTTTATATATTAGAGTGTTCTGATAATACTCTCTATACTGGATGGACAGTTGATCTTGAAAAAAGAGTTAAAACTCACTTAAGTGGAAAAGCTTCAAAATATACAAGAGCGAGACTTCCCGTTAAACTTGTATACTTTGAAGAACATAACGACAAAATATCTGCTCAAAAAAGAGAATATGAAATAAAACAGTTAGCTAGAAAAGAAAAGTTAAAATTAATTAAACTCAATAATAAAAATCTGTATTCTACATAA
- a CDS encoding hydrolase produces the protein MDKFTINNEDVVLLLIDIQDKLVKPMKYADQVIENTNILISAAEEFNMPILYTEQYPKGLGNTVIELEERLKNAKRFEKTHFTAYIEEVKEILKEIGRKKIIITGMETHICVFQTARDLINDGYDVFVVKDSVCSRTKDNYLNGLSMMESMGAVVTNTETVIFDLLKKAGTPEFKVLSKLIK, from the coding sequence ATGGATAAGTTTACAATTAACAATGAAGATGTAGTTTTACTTTTAATTGATATTCAAGATAAGTTGGTAAAGCCTATGAAATATGCTGACCAAGTGATAGAAAATACAAATATATTAATATCAGCTGCAGAAGAATTTAATATGCCTATACTTTATACAGAACAGTATCCTAAGGGATTGGGGAATACTGTTATAGAATTAGAAGAAAGATTAAAAAATGCCAAGAGATTTGAAAAGACACATTTTACAGCTTATATAGAAGAAGTGAAAGAAATTCTTAAAGAAATTGGGAGAAAGAAGATAATAATAACAGGTATGGAAACACATATATGTGTATTTCAAACAGCAAGGGATTTAATAAATGATGGTTATGATGTATTTGTAGTAAAAGATAGTGTTTGCTCAAGGACTAAAGATAATTATCTAAATGGATTATCTATGATGGAATCAATGGGAGCTGTTGTTACAAATACAGAGACAGTTATTTTTGATTTATTAAAAAAAGCAGGAACACCTGAGTTTAAGGTACTATCAAAACTAATAAAGTAA
- a CDS encoding DDE-type integrase/transposase/recombinase produces MFDIITYLLYFIQVQNNIILYLLFCLGAIKASKLPDKPIDKPYRKLKVDEMPIFDKVKKYDHKVLLKNYLLDKGKELKPVNSKVPVPESISCPCCGAPHIYIYDNNGGRGQFKCKVCESTFSRKNQFSKSVILRCPHCNKALEPIKDRKFFVIYKCKNNECSFYLKNKNSLSKEQKELFEIKPHSFKMHYIYRAFNINFKPLSRTSPVKGSVSLPRIYASNHVLGLVLTYYVNYGLSARKTAAIMKDIHQVDISHQTVLNYANTVSVITKPFVDNYPYELSDSICGDETYIRVNGKWHYIFFFFDAVKKIILSYHVSPNRDTPSAIIALDDVLSKFKEIPKNLNIIVDGNPIYLLAQHFFAQHDIFFDVSQVIGLTNDDPVSKEFRPLKQVIERLNRTFKGNYKSSHGFGAQHGSVTFVTLFAVYFNFLRPHASLEASVPVVIPELEDLPNMPARWIKLIQLSEEYISSCA; encoded by the coding sequence ATGTTCGATATTATAACTTATTTACTATACTTTATTCAAGTCCAAAATAACATTATTTTATATCTTCTATTTTGTTTAGGTGCTATTAAAGCTTCGAAGCTACCTGATAAACCCATTGATAAGCCTTATCGTAAACTGAAAGTCGACGAAATGCCTATCTTTGATAAGGTTAAGAAATATGATCACAAAGTTCTTTTAAAGAATTATTTGTTAGATAAAGGAAAAGAGCTTAAACCTGTTAACTCTAAAGTTCCTGTTCCTGAATCTATTTCTTGTCCTTGTTGTGGTGCTCCTCACATTTACATATACGATAACAACGGTGGCAGAGGCCAATTTAAATGCAAGGTTTGTGAATCAACTTTTAGCCGAAAAAATCAATTTTCCAAGTCTGTTATTTTAAGATGTCCTCATTGTAACAAGGCTCTTGAGCCTATTAAGGATCGTAAATTCTTTGTTATCTACAAGTGTAAAAACAATGAGTGCTCTTTTTATCTTAAAAACAAAAATTCTTTATCTAAAGAACAAAAGGAGCTGTTTGAGATTAAGCCTCATTCTTTTAAAATGCATTATATTTACAGAGCTTTTAATATTAACTTTAAGCCTTTATCTAGAACTTCTCCTGTTAAAGGTTCTGTTTCTTTGCCAAGGATTTATGCTTCCAATCATGTTTTAGGTCTTGTTTTAACTTATTATGTTAATTATGGCCTAAGTGCTAGAAAGACTGCTGCTATCATGAAAGATATTCATCAGGTTGATATTTCTCATCAAACTGTTCTTAATTATGCTAACACTGTAAGTGTTATTACTAAGCCATTTGTTGACAATTACCCTTATGAGCTATCTGACTCTATTTGTGGTGATGAAACTTATATTAGGGTTAATGGTAAATGGCATTATATCTTCTTTTTCTTTGATGCTGTTAAGAAGATTATTTTGTCTTACCATGTTTCTCCTAATCGTGACACTCCTTCAGCTATTATTGCTTTAGATGATGTTTTGTCTAAATTTAAGGAAATTCCAAAGAATCTTAATATCATTGTTGATGGTAATCCTATTTACCTTCTTGCTCAACATTTTTTTGCCCAACATGATATATTTTTTGATGTTTCACAGGTCATTGGTCTTACTAATGATGATCCTGTTTCAAAAGAATTTAGACCACTTAAGCAAGTTATCGAACGTCTTAATCGCACTTTTAAAGGCAATTACAAATCCTCTCATGGATTTGGTGCCCAGCATGGTTCTGTTACTTTTGTTACATTGTTTGCTGTTTATTTCAACTTTTTAAGACCTCACGCTTCATTGGAAGCTAGTGTACCTGTTGTTATTCCTGAACTTGAGGATTTACCCAATATGCCTGCAAGATGGATTAAATTAATACAACTGTCTGAAGAATACATATCTTCTTGTGCTTAA
- a CDS encoding DUF6512 family protein — MFYSKRKKVNKWEYFGILWIIIVGLLLHFTYKWSNNSMIVGIFSPVNESVWEHLKLGYWSLILFSILEYPFINRYIDSFFLGKALGIITLEAVIIIIFYSYTAIIKKNILWVDVSAYFVGTILCQLVSKSIIKKRVSKVAEIIGLILLILIGFVLIYFTFYPPKLPIFMDPITKTYGIYKLK; from the coding sequence ATGTTTTATAGTAAGAGAAAGAAAGTGAATAAATGGGAATACTTCGGCATATTATGGATAATAATTGTCGGTTTGCTTTTACATTTTACATATAAATGGTCAAATAATTCTATGATAGTTGGAATATTTAGTCCAGTAAATGAAAGTGTTTGGGAACATCTAAAACTGGGATATTGGTCTTTGATATTATTTTCTATACTTGAATATCCTTTTATTAACAGATATATAGATAGTTTCTTTTTAGGAAAGGCATTAGGAATTATTACATTAGAAGCTGTAATTATTATAATATTTTACTCATACACAGCTATAATTAAAAAAAACATATTATGGGTTGATGTTTCTGCTTATTTTGTTGGTACTATTCTTTGTCAACTTGTAAGTAAAAGCATCATTAAAAAGAGAGTGTCTAAAGTAGCTGAAATAATTGGACTAATTCTTTTAATACTAATAGGATTTGTTTTGATATATTTTACATTTTATCCTCCAAAACTTCCTATATTTATGGATCCTATTACAAAAACATATGGGATATATAAGTTAAAATAA
- a CDS encoding DUF362 domain-containing protein, producing the protein MEKVSIVKCDSYDYQLVEGKIFECLDNINEIKDKVKRDSKVLIKANLLRKNSPDDAITTHPAVVEAIVRYFQKLGCTVLVGDSPGGPFTEKSLRAVYRATGMFEVQERTGCELNFDISYNEVKNDKAKMLKNMKIVKAFDEVDYVVSAAKLKTHAMMTYTGAVKNLYGTIPGVTKAEYHFKMNNIDNFANALVDICEYVSPDLSIIDGVEGMEGDGPSSGDKRFVGLILASKNPYALDTVASKLIGITPLSIPTLKVAKNRKIFSGEIKDVEFIGLNPDEIDIEPFKLPSSMNVNFIGGRVPKFLENWILNNFRPSPVFDYDICVSCGVCAENCPPKAIDMSNGRPEVDLKRCIRCFCCHELCPKKAIDIKKHIIHERIFNRR; encoded by the coding sequence TTGGAAAAGGTTAGTATAGTAAAATGTGATAGCTATGATTATCAGTTGGTAGAAGGGAAAATATTTGAATGTTTAGACAATATAAATGAAATAAAAGATAAAGTAAAAAGAGATAGCAAAGTATTAATTAAGGCAAATCTACTAAGAAAAAATTCGCCTGATGATGCAATAACTACACATCCTGCTGTTGTAGAAGCTATAGTTAGATATTTTCAAAAGCTTGGGTGTACTGTACTGGTTGGGGATAGTCCAGGAGGGCCTTTCACCGAAAAATCCCTTCGAGCAGTATATAGAGCTACAGGAATGTTTGAGGTTCAAGAGAGAACTGGCTGTGAGCTAAATTTTGATATTTCATATAATGAAGTGAAGAATGATAAGGCTAAGATGCTTAAAAATATGAAAATTGTCAAAGCTTTTGATGAAGTTGACTATGTTGTGTCTGCAGCTAAGCTTAAAACCCATGCTATGATGACATATACAGGCGCAGTAAAGAACCTTTACGGAACAATACCAGGGGTTACAAAAGCAGAATATCATTTTAAAATGAACAATATTGATAATTTTGCAAATGCCTTAGTAGATATTTGTGAATATGTAAGTCCTGATTTATCAATTATAGATGGAGTTGAGGGAATGGAAGGAGATGGACCTTCTTCTGGAGATAAGAGATTTGTAGGATTAATATTAGCTTCAAAAAATCCATATGCATTAGATACTGTTGCTTCAAAGTTAATTGGTATAACTCCTTTATCTATACCCACATTGAAGGTTGCTAAGAATAGAAAAATTTTTAGTGGAGAAATAAAGGATGTAGAATTTATAGGACTTAATCCAGATGAGATTGATATAGAACCGTTTAAGCTTCCTTCTTCAATGAATGTGAACTTTATTGGTGGTAGGGTTCCTAAGTTTTTAGAAAATTGGATTTTAAATAACTTTAGGCCAAGTCCTGTTTTTGATTATGATATATGTGTATCATGTGGAGTATGTGCAGAGAATTGTCCACCAAAGGCGATTGATATGTCAAATGGTAGACCAGAAGTTGACTTAAAGCGATGTATAAGATGTTTTTGTTGTCATGAATTATGTCCTAAGAAGGCAATAGATATTAAAAAGCATATAATACATGAAAGGATATTTAATAGGAGGTGA
- a CDS encoding putative signal transducing protein, whose product MSNKKEKNYDDIEMVVLKTTNSSPELNFIKNLLDENDIPYLLKDHGIGGYMRIATGSSLYGTDILVEKSTFEKAKEILNDFTCDE is encoded by the coding sequence ATGTCTAATAAAAAAGAAAAAAACTACGATGATATTGAAATGGTTGTTTTGAAAACAACTAATAGTAGTCCTGAGTTAAATTTCATAAAAAATCTACTAGATGAAAATGATATTCCATACTTGTTAAAAGATCATGGTATTGGAGGATATATGAGAATAGCTACGGGTTCTTCACTTTATGGAACCGATATATTAGTGGAAAAATCAACATTTGAAAAAGCAAAAGAAATTTTAAATGATTTTACTTGTGATGAATGA
- a CDS encoding MptD family putative ECF transporter S component — translation MKLKDFVKVIVFSVIGFVLMMIGNYAISIFGVYGTYIHTALATILAAPIFVAMCRKVPKRGTVIVFYLISGMIYSIMGMWPMLIVLLGSGILGEFIIGKKENYHNNTRVEISYIVGQLILSLHGVFFIVFIGVQGLAKQFPTMFTVERAQQVKDFFLNTTNLSIVLIIQLLCSVLGAYIGIGIYNKYFDSNKSKKKSVFGE, via the coding sequence ATGAAATTAAAAGATTTTGTTAAAGTAATAGTATTTTCAGTTATTGGTTTTGTATTAATGATGATTGGAAATTATGCAATTTCGATTTTTGGAGTTTATGGGACTTATATCCACACTGCACTAGCAACAATATTAGCAGCACCTATATTTGTGGCAATGTGTAGAAAAGTTCCTAAGCGTGGAACAGTTATTGTATTTTATTTAATTAGTGGAATGATATATTCCATTATGGGTATGTGGCCTATGTTAATCGTGCTTTTGGGCAGTGGCATCCTTGGAGAATTTATTATAGGAAAGAAAGAAAATTACCATAATAATACAAGAGTTGAAATATCCTACATTGTAGGACAATTAATTTTATCGTTGCATGGAGTATTTTTTATAGTATTTATTGGAGTTCAAGGCTTAGCAAAACAATTTCCAACCATGTTTACAGTTGAGCGTGCACAACAAGTCAAGGATTTCTTTTTAAATACAACTAATTTGTCCATTGTTTTAATTATTCAACTTTTATGTTCTGTTTTAGGGGCTTATATAGGTATTGGAATTTATAATAAATACTTTGATAGTAACAAATCTAAGAAAAAGAGTGTTTTTGGAGAATAA
- a CDS encoding energy-coupling factor transporter transmembrane component T has translation MDEIVVKNEELKAKRIHFFNPLTILFMMIGISIMLIFANQVQYYIFLIIGFVTYIITTKENIIKPLSLIIIMNCLLYPLRALAPKNAWLGSIFLMLLIFVKLIPVFLLVKALMDYSPSELTSSFRKIGIHENISIAITIFFRYLPEFKHQIQEVKQGAKIRGLSMSPFHIKRSFEQLVVPQYRKI, from the coding sequence ATGGATGAAATAGTTGTAAAAAATGAAGAATTAAAAGCAAAAAGAATTCACTTTTTTAATCCTTTAACCATATTATTTATGATGATTGGTATTTCGATTATGTTGATATTTGCTAATCAAGTTCAATATTATATATTTTTAATAATTGGATTTGTCACTTATATCATCACAACAAAGGAGAATATTATAAAGCCCTTATCTTTGATTATAATTATGAATTGTTTGCTTTATCCACTTCGTGCATTAGCTCCTAAGAATGCCTGGCTAGGATCTATATTTTTGATGCTTTTAATTTTTGTTAAATTGATTCCAGTTTTTCTATTAGTGAAAGCGTTGATGGATTATAGTCCTTCGGAATTAACCAGTTCTTTTAGAAAAATAGGAATTCATGAAAATATTTCCATTGCTATAACTATATTTTTCCGATATTTACCTGAATTCAAACATCAGATACAGGAAGTTAAACAGGGTGCGAAGATAAGAGGGCTATCTATGAGTCCTTTTCATATTAAAAGGAGTTTTGAGCAACTGGTGGTTCCTCAATATCGAAAGATTTAA
- a CDS encoding ABC transporter ATP-binding protein — MSNWWFLNIERFKYNDNEDCLKDIFLQIKKGEFIVITGLSGCGKSTLIRIINGLIPEFYEGIVIGDVKFKGRSISQYKKGELAKYMGNVFQDPKDQFFSTQVEDEIALVGENLGMNRSTLFERVEKAIEVLDLKDLRDKSVFELSGGEKQRVAIASSLVYDTYVIIFDEPSASLDYVSTLSLKSILKQLKEMGKTIIIAEHRLFYLTDLCDRLVYMKDKTIEGIYDKDMLTSELRKNLDLRCFKEEELEGQCIYNKTESELEAKGIDIKVKDRILSKDINFTVAKGEIMAILGKNGVGKTTLLKQLAGLLNMNGFTSWGKNKRERIKNVYYVMQDADSQIFYDTVENEILVGNLHKPYLEKVKYLLKKVDLWDKRLNHPQELSSGEKQRLTVITAIVQARKLLILDEPTAGLDYRRMNQMAEIIREAAEVMPIILVTHDMELLFKCASTAFLLDCNSNRKIHVKGGEKESLSFLRGKKQEY, encoded by the coding sequence TTGAGCAACTGGTGGTTCCTCAATATCGAAAGATTTAAATATAATGACAATGAAGATTGTTTAAAAGATATTTTTTTACAAATTAAAAAAGGGGAATTTATTGTTATAACTGGTTTATCAGGTTGTGGAAAGTCTACTCTTATTAGAATAATCAATGGGCTTATACCTGAATTTTATGAAGGAATAGTTATTGGTGATGTTAAGTTTAAAGGTAGAAGCATAAGCCAATACAAAAAGGGTGAGCTTGCAAAATATATGGGCAATGTATTCCAAGATCCTAAAGATCAATTTTTTTCAACGCAAGTGGAAGATGAGATTGCTTTAGTAGGGGAAAATCTTGGAATGAATAGGAGTACTCTTTTCGAAAGAGTAGAAAAAGCTATTGAGGTTTTGGATTTAAAAGATCTTAGAGATAAATCTGTATTTGAATTATCTGGAGGAGAAAAACAGCGTGTCGCTATAGCATCAAGTTTAGTATATGACACATATGTCATTATTTTTGATGAACCATCTGCAAGCTTGGATTATGTCTCTACTTTAAGTTTAAAAAGTATTTTAAAACAATTAAAAGAAATGGGTAAAACCATTATTATAGCAGAGCATAGATTGTTTTATCTTACAGATTTATGTGACAGACTTGTTTATATGAAAGATAAAACAATAGAAGGAATATATGATAAAGATATGCTTACGAGTGAATTGAGAAAAAACTTGGATCTTAGATGTTTTAAAGAAGAAGAGCTTGAAGGTCAGTGTATTTACAATAAAACTGAAAGTGAATTGGAAGCAAAAGGAATCGATATAAAAGTTAAAGATCGAATTTTATCTAAAGACATTAATTTTACTGTGGCAAAAGGTGAAATCATGGCTATCCTAGGGAAAAATGGTGTTGGTAAAACAACCTTATTAAAGCAGCTCGCTGGCCTTTTGAATATGAATGGATTTACAAGTTGGGGAAAAAATAAAAGAGAGCGGATAAAAAATGTATACTATGTTATGCAGGATGCAGACTCGCAAATTTTTTATGACACTGTAGAAAATGAAATACTTGTTGGGAATTTGCATAAGCCATACTTAGAAAAGGTAAAGTATCTTTTAAAAAAAGTTGATCTTTGGGATAAAAGATTAAATCATCCTCAAGAACTTTCAAGTGGTGAAAAACAAAGACTAACAGTAATAACAGCAATAGTCCAAGCAAGAAAACTTTTAATCCTTGATGAACCTACAGCAGGCTTGGATTATCGAAGGATGAATCAAATGGCAGAGATTATTAGAGAAGCAGCAGAAGTGATGCCAATAATTCTTGTAACTCATGATATGGAATTATTATTTAAATGTGCTTCAACTGCATTTTTATTAGATTGTAATTCAAATAGAAAAATACATGTTAAGGGTGGAGAAAAAGAAAGTCTTAGTTTCCTGAGAGGTAAGAAACAAGAATATTAG
- a CDS encoding ABC transporter ATP-binding protein, translating to MKAKDKKGFSQFLKMAGCYKSFIVLACILSGISAVLSLCPFVCIWFIIREIFNTLPDLSYVAGITKYSWMSVVFAFLSIIFSFSASMFSHLAAFRIEKNMRKNAMHKIVTLPLGFFGHNTSGRMRKIIDDNATLTHSFLAHQLPDLASAVVMPIAILVLLFVFDWRLGIVCLIPFFLSVKFLKQMMGGDSGDLMKQYMNSLEEMNTEAVEYIRGIPVVKVFQQTVYSFKNFHKTIMQYRDLALSFAFNCRLPMVKYTITINGTFILLIPIGLLLIKNTNDYKGFLLNLIFYILFSPVCALMMNKIMHLGESYFAAKEAVNRVDELLNIESLAEVKSPQKPKNNSISFKNVSFSYPESQVKALNDINFNLPEGKTFALVGPSGGGKTTIASLIPRFWDVDEGSIKVGGIDVRQINSKQLMEQIAFVFQNNHLFKGSILENIRFGREEATREEALKAAELAQCIDVLDKFPEGLDTVIGTEGVYLSGGERQRISIARAILKDAPIVILDEATAFADPENEYQIQIAFEKLIKGKTVIIIAHRLSSIKNVDRILFLQDGEIKEQGTHNELLNKKGLYAQMWQEYQQSVQWKVGKEAVYA from the coding sequence GTGAAAGCGAAGGACAAGAAAGGATTTTCACAATTTTTAAAAATGGCAGGATGTTATAAGAGTTTCATTGTTTTAGCTTGCATATTGTCTGGTATTAGTGCAGTTCTGTCATTATGCCCATTTGTTTGCATATGGTTTATAATTCGGGAGATTTTCAATACATTGCCAGATTTGTCCTATGTAGCAGGTATTACAAAGTATAGTTGGATGTCAGTGGTTTTTGCATTTTTGAGTATCATCTTTTCTTTCAGTGCATCTATGTTTTCGCATTTAGCAGCTTTTAGAATTGAAAAGAACATGAGAAAAAATGCTATGCATAAGATTGTTACATTGCCATTGGGTTTTTTTGGACATAATACCAGTGGACGTATGAGGAAAATTATAGATGATAATGCAACATTAACCCATAGTTTTCTAGCTCATCAGTTGCCAGATTTAGCAAGTGCTGTTGTAATGCCTATTGCTATATTAGTGCTTTTATTTGTTTTTGATTGGAGATTGGGAATAGTATGTCTTATTCCATTTTTTTTAAGTGTAAAATTTCTTAAACAGATGATGGGTGGGGATAGTGGTGATTTAATGAAGCAATATATGAATTCACTGGAAGAAATGAATACAGAGGCTGTTGAATATATTCGTGGAATTCCAGTAGTAAAGGTATTTCAACAAACAGTTTATTCTTTTAAGAATTTTCATAAAACTATTATGCAGTATAGAGACTTGGCATTGAGTTTTGCTTTTAATTGTAGATTGCCAATGGTAAAATACACTATAACAATTAATGGAACATTTATTTTGTTGATCCCTATAGGTTTATTGTTGATTAAAAATACAAATGATTATAAAGGTTTTTTACTTAATCTAATATTCTATATTTTGTTTTCGCCTGTTTGTGCATTGATGATGAATAAGATTATGCACTTAGGAGAAAGTTATTTTGCAGCTAAAGAAGCAGTGAATCGTGTAGATGAACTTTTAAATATAGAGTCTTTAGCTGAAGTAAAATCTCCTCAAAAGCCTAAAAATAATAGCATTTCTTTTAAAAACGTTTCCTTTTCTTATCCAGAAAGTCAAGTAAAAGCTTTAAATGATATTAATTTTAATCTTCCAGAAGGAAAGACTTTTGCATTGGTTGGACCATCTGGAGGAGGGAAAACAACTATTGCAAGTTTAATACCTCGTTTTTGGGATGTAGATGAAGGTTCAATTAAAGTAGGAGGTATTGATGTACGCCAAATAAATTCAAAACAATTGATGGAACAAATTGCTTTTGTTTTTCAAAACAACCATTTGTTTAAAGGAAGTATTTTAGAAAACATACGTTTTGGAAGAGAAGAGGCTACTCGTGAGGAAGCACTAAAGGCAGCAGAATTAGCACAATGCATTGATGTTTTGGATAAATTCCCTGAAGGCTTAGATACAGTTATTGGAACGGAAGGTGTTTATTTATCTGGAGGAGAAAGACAGAGAATTTCTATAGCTCGTGCTATTTTAAAAGATGCACCTATTGTAATTTTAGATGAAGCTACAGCTTTTGCAGATCCAGAAAATGAATATCAAATACAAATTGCTTTTGAAAAATTAATTAAAGGTAAAACTGTAATTATAATTGCTCATAGACTATCTTCTATAAAAAATGTAGATAGGATATTGTTTTTACAAGATGGTGAAATAAAAGAGCAAGGAACTCATAATGAACTTTTAAATAAAAAAGGTTTGTATGCACAAATGTGGCAAGAATATCAACAGTCTGTACAATGGAAAGTTGGGAAGGAGGCTGTTTATGCTTAA